The Streptomyces sp. RKND-216 genomic sequence GATCGGCGCCATCTGGCGTCGCGAGTAGTGCGCGATGTCCGTGCCCTGGTAACGGATCTCGCCGGCGGTGGAGTCGATCAGCCGGGTCAGCAGACGTCCGGTGGTGGACTTGCCGCAGCCGGACTCGCCCACCAGGCCGAAGCTCTCGCCCTCGTGCACGGTGAGGTCGACGCCGTCGACGGCCTGGACGTGGCCGACGGTGCGCCGGATGGGGAAGCCGCCCTTGATCGGGAAGTGCTTTTTCAGTCCCTTGACTTCCAGCAGGGGCGCGCCGGTCTGTGGCGCCGCGCCCTCCGTCTTCGTCAGGGTGAGTTCCTCGCTCATGTTCCGTTCTCCCTAGACCAGCCGCGGCTTGATCTGCTCGACGAAGAAGGTCTGCTTCTGCTCCGGCGTCAGGTGGCAGGCCGCGCCGCGTCCCTCGGGGAGCGGCGGCCGGTCCGCGGTGCAGGAGGCACCCGTGACGTGGCCCTGGAAGTCACACCGGGGGTTGAAGTGGCAGCCGGGCGGCGGGTTGAGCAGGCTCGGCGGCGTGCCCTCGATCGGGACGAGCTCGTCGTCCACGTTCGAGGTGATGCGCGGCATCGAGCTGAGCAGGCCCCAGGTGTAGGGGTGCTGCGGCGCCCGCAGCACCTCCGCGGTGGTGCCCCGTTCCACGGCGCGGCCGCCGTACATCACCATGATGTCGTCCGCGACGTTGGCGATGACGCCCAGGTCGTGGGTGATGAAGACGATCGCCGAGCCGAACTCCTCCTGGAGCTCGTTGAGCAGGTCGAGGATCTGCGCCTGGACGGTCACGTCCAACGCGGTGGTCGGCTCGTCCGCGATCAGCAGGTCGGGGTTGCAGACCAGGGCCATCGCGATCATGGCGCGCTGGCGCATGCCGCCGCTGAACTGGTGCGGGTAGTCGTCGACGCGGACCTTGGGGTTGGGGATGCCGACCTTGTGCAGCATCTCGATGGCCCGCTCGCGGGCCTCCCTCTTCCCCGCGCCCAGGTGTTTGCGGTACGGCTCCATGATCTGCCGGCCCACCGTGTAGTACGGCGACAGCGCCGTCAGCGGGTCCTGGAAGATCATGGCCATCTTGTTGCCGCGCAGCTTCTCCAGGTCTTTCTCGCGCGCACCGGTCAGCTCCTGCCCTTCGAGCAGGATCTCGCCGCTGATCTCGGTGCTGACCGGGTTGTGCAGGCCCAGCACAGCCAGGTTGGTCACCGACTTGCCGGAGCCCGACTCGCCCACGATGCCCAGGGTCTTGCCCCGCTCGAGGTCGAATGACAGGCCGTCCACGGCCTTGACGATGCCGCCCTCGGTGCTGAACCGGATGCGCAGGTCGCGGACGGAGAGGAACGAGTCCGCCCCGGTCGGGGGCGTGCTGTCCGCGGTTTTTGTGAGAGTGGTCACGGGTCGATCTCCTAGGCGAGGCGCACGCGCGGGTCGATGAACCCGTACACGAAGTCCACGAGGATGTTGAGCAGCAGGATGAAGGCGGAGGCGAACAGCATGACGCCCATGGTCATGGGCAGGTCCTTGTTGTTCACCGAGTCCACCACGAGGCGTCCGAGACCGGCGAGGCTGAACGTCGTCTCCGTCACGATGGCACCGCCGAGCAGTGCTCCGAGGTCGATGCCGAGGATGGTGACGATCGGGGTCAGCGAGCCGCGCCAGGCGTAGCGGAAGAACACGTACTTCCCGGACATGCCCTTGGCCCGGGCCGTCCGGACGTGGTCCTCCTGCAACTGCTCGATGAGCGTGGAGCGGGACATACGTGTGTAGTTCGCGGTGAAGATCAGCGACATCACGAACCACGGGATCAGCAGGCCGATGAACCAGCCGCCGAGGTTCTCCGTGAACGGCACGTACTCGGGGGCCGGCAGCAGGCCGGTGCTGTAGACCAGGAGTCCGACCACGATCGGGCCGATGAAGTAGATCTGCAGCGAGCTGAGCACCAGCGACGCGGAGCTGAAGGACTTGTCGATCAGCGTGCCCTTCTTGCGGGCGGCGATCATGCCGGCGCCGATGCCGAGGGTCAGGAAGACCACCAGACCGCCGAGGGTCAGCGAGACGGTCAGCGGGAGGCGGTCGATGATCGTGTCCCAGACCATGCGCTGGTCGTTGAAGGAGACTCCGAAGCACGGAGCGTCGCAGTGGCCGACGTCGAAGCTGCGGCCGGCGACGATGCCCTTCATGAACTCCCAGAACTGCACGGGGATGGGCTGGTCGAGCCCCATCTGCTTCTCGATCAGGGCGACGTTCTCCGGCGTGCAGTTCTTGCCGCAGGCCAGCAGGGCCGGGTTCTGCGGGATCGCGAAGAAGATGAAGAACGTGAACGCACTGATGAGGAAGAGAATCACGAGGCCGCCGACCGATCGGCGGAGAAAGAATTTAAGCATGTTGGTTCGCTGCTCTCGGCGCGGCGGCTACGACGGTGAAACGTGGGCTGGACACCCGGGCGGGTTCCCGGGGGCCTGAGGCCCCCGGGAACCCGTGGTGAGGTGCTGTTACTGCTTGACGTACACCTGGTTCACGTTGATGTAGCTCCGGACGGTGCTGAACTTCGCGCCGCCGATCTTCGAGCCGTGAATCTGGATCGTCTTGGTGTAGTAGAGCGGGACGGCCGGGTTGACGTTCTCCACGATGTGGTGGTGGAGCTTGACCCACTCCTCGTTGGCCTTCTCCGGGTCCTTGATCTTCAGGATCCGGTCGATCTCCTTGTTGGTCTTCGGGTCGTCGATGTGCGAGTAGTTCGACGCACCGTCGGCGATCACGTCACCGTCGTAGACCGGCGGGATGACCGTGGAGGGCGAGGACCAGTCCTGACCCCAGCCGGTCATGTAGACGTGGAAGGGGTTGTCGACCTTGCCCATCTGCTCGTACCAGGTCTGGGAGTTGACCGCCTTCTTCTGGACGTTGAAGCCGGCCTCCTCAAGCGCCTTGGCGATCACGACCGACTGCTTCTGCCGGATGTCGGTGTTGGCGAAGGCGTAGACCAGCTCCATGTTCTCCTTGCCGGCCTCCTTCAGGAGCTTCCGGGCCTTCTCGGGCTGACCCTTCGGGTTGTCCAGGCGACCGTAGGGGTCGTACTCCGGCTCGTGGCCGGGGAGCGTCGGCGCGAACAGGTTGCCGGCGGTGGCACCCGCGTACTCGCCGCCCTCGGGGGCGAAGATGGCCGGACCGGGCAGCGCGTAGGTGATGGCGTCGCGGACCTTCTTGTCCTCGATGCGCTTCATGTTCATGTTCAGCTGCCAGACGTAGGGCTGGTAGCCGGCGACGCTGCGGTCCTTGGCGTTGGTGACCACGTCACGGAGCTGGGCCGCGGAGACGGCACCGCTGAACTGCAGCGCACGCTGGGCCTCGCCCTTGTCCGCGAGGATGCGGCGGGTCTGGTCCGCGTCATCGTGGTTGAACGTGAACTTCCACTTGTCCGGGTAGGCGCGGCGGATCGGGTCGGTCTCCGCGTCCCAGTGCTCGTTGCGGACGAGCGTCATCGACTTGCCCGGCTTGTAGTCGCCGATCTTGTACGGACCCAGCGCCTTCGGGTTCTGGTCGTACTTCTTCTGCGTGTCGTCGTCCTCGGGAACGATCGCGTAGCCGGCCATCGCGAGCGCCTGCGGCAGGTCGTTCTGCGGCGCGTCGAACTTGAAGACGATCGTCTTGTCGTCCGGCGTCTCGATGACGCTGTCCGGCAGGTGGTCACCCTTGTACGGACCGTCCGGGAGGGCCTTGCGGTAGTCGTCGCCGGACAGCCACTTCTGGATGAAGGTCGGGCCGTCGAAGATGACCTCGGCGTACAGGCGCTCGAAGGTGTGGCGGACGTCCGCGGACGTGATCGTGTCGCCGTCCTGGTCCTTGACGCCGTCCTTCAGCGTGTACGTCCAGGTCTTGCCGCCGTCGGACACCTCACCGGCACTGGTGGCGAGGTCGCCCACGATGGTCTTCGACCCGTCGTCGTTCTCCTTGGTCGCGGTGAGACCACGGTGGATCAGCACGGCCAGGTTGCCGGCGTCGCTGACGTAGATCTGGCCGGGGTCCAGGTGGGTGAAGTCCGTCTGCTGGTAGACACGGACGGTCCCGCCCTTGGAGGAACCCTCGACCTCGTCGGCAGGGCCCTGCGAGGCGGCGGCGTCCGCATAGGTGACCGGCTGCGACTGCGCCTCAATGTCGCCGAAGTCGGTGTCCTTGCCCGGACTCTTGTCCTGACCACCACCGCCGCTGCAGCCGGTGAGAATCAGTGAGCCGGCCGCCAAGGCGACTGCGGCTCCGCGCATTCTGCGCGAACGGAGGAAACTCATGATGCCGAATACACCTGCCTGTCAGTTGGGATCCATCTGCTGCCGGTTCGCAGCCCGGTAGGCCGGATGCGGGGGTGGCAGCCCCCCGGGTGGACGTCCGTCAACGTCCGGACTTGGGGTCGAAGGCGTCCCGCACGGAGTCGCCGAGGAGGTTGAACGCCAGGACGAAGATCACCATGGCGATACCGGGGAAGAACATGTACGCAGGGTCGTACTGGTAGTAGTCCGCGGCCGCGGCGAACATCCGGCCCCAGTCGGGTGTCGGCTCGACGTAGCCCACACCCACGTAGGACAGGAACGCGACGGTCAGGATCGCCGAGGGCAGCATGTAGGTGGCCTGCACCAGGATCGGCGTCATCAGGTTCGGCA encodes the following:
- a CDS encoding ABC transporter substrate-binding protein; its protein translation is MSFLRSRRMRGAAVALAAGSLILTGCSGGGGQDKSPGKDTDFGDIEAQSQPVTYADAAASQGPADEVEGSSKGGTVRVYQQTDFTHLDPGQIYVSDAGNLAVLIHRGLTATKENDDGSKTIVGDLATSAGEVSDGGKTWTYTLKDGVKDQDGDTITSADVRHTFERLYAEVIFDGPTFIQKWLSGDDYRKALPDGPYKGDHLPDSVIETPDDKTIVFKFDAPQNDLPQALAMAGYAIVPEDDDTQKKYDQNPKALGPYKIGDYKPGKSMTLVRNEHWDAETDPIRRAYPDKWKFTFNHDDADQTRRILADKGEAQRALQFSGAVSAAQLRDVVTNAKDRSVAGYQPYVWQLNMNMKRIEDKKVRDAITYALPGPAIFAPEGGEYAGATAGNLFAPTLPGHEPEYDPYGRLDNPKGQPEKARKLLKEAGKENMELVYAFANTDIRQKQSVVIAKALEEAGFNVQKKAVNSQTWYEQMGKVDNPFHVYMTGWGQDWSSPSTVIPPVYDGDVIADGASNYSHIDDPKTNKEIDRILKIKDPEKANEEWVKLHHHIVENVNPAVPLYYTKTIQIHGSKIGGAKFSTVRSYINVNQVYVKQ
- a CDS encoding ABC transporter ATP-binding protein, which gives rise to MTTLTKTADSTPPTGADSFLSVRDLRIRFSTEGGIVKAVDGLSFDLERGKTLGIVGESGSGKSVTNLAVLGLHNPVSTEISGEILLEGQELTGAREKDLEKLRGNKMAMIFQDPLTALSPYYTVGRQIMEPYRKHLGAGKREARERAIEMLHKVGIPNPKVRVDDYPHQFSGGMRQRAMIAMALVCNPDLLIADEPTTALDVTVQAQILDLLNELQEEFGSAIVFITHDLGVIANVADDIMVMYGGRAVERGTTAEVLRAPQHPYTWGLLSSMPRITSNVDDELVPIEGTPPSLLNPPPGCHFNPRCDFQGHVTGASCTADRPPLPEGRGAACHLTPEQKQTFFVEQIKPRLV
- a CDS encoding ABC transporter permease, whose protein sequence is MLKFFLRRSVGGLVILFLISAFTFFIFFAIPQNPALLACGKNCTPENVALIEKQMGLDQPIPVQFWEFMKGIVAGRSFDVGHCDAPCFGVSFNDQRMVWDTIIDRLPLTVSLTLGGLVVFLTLGIGAGMIAARKKGTLIDKSFSSASLVLSSLQIYFIGPIVVGLLVYSTGLLPAPEYVPFTENLGGWFIGLLIPWFVMSLIFTANYTRMSRSTLIEQLQEDHVRTARAKGMSGKYVFFRYAWRGSLTPIVTILGIDLGALLGGAIVTETTFSLAGLGRLVVDSVNNKDLPMTMGVMLFASAFILLLNILVDFVYGFIDPRVRLA